From one Erinaceus europaeus chromosome 4, mEriEur2.1, whole genome shotgun sequence genomic stretch:
- the FUT9 gene encoding 4-galactosyl-N-acetylglucosaminide 3-alpha-L-fucosyltransferase 9 encodes MTSASKGILRPFLIICAVLGCFIACLLLYIKPTSSWVFSPMESASSVLKMKNFFSTKTDDFNETTILIWVWPFGQTFDLTSCQAMFNIRGCHLTTDRSLYNKSHAVLIHHRDISWDLTNLPPQARPPFQKWIWMNLESPTHTPQKSGIEHLFNLTLTYRRDSDIQVPYGFLSVSTNSFVFEVPSKEKLVCWVVSNWNPEHARVKYYNELSKSIEIHTFGQAFGEYLNDKNLIPTISTCKFYLSFENSIHKDYITEKLYNALLAGAVPVVLGPSRENYENYIPADSFIHVEDYNSPSELARYLKEVDRNNKLYLSYFSWRKDFSVNLPRFWESHACLACDHVKRHQEYKAVGNLEKWFWN; translated from the coding sequence ATGACCTCGGCATCCAAAGGAATTCTCCGGCCATTTCTGATCATCTGTGCCGTCCTGGGCTGCTTCATAGCATGTCTGCTCCTCTACATCAAGCCCACCAGTAGCTGGGTCTTCAGCCCCATGGAGTCGGCCAGCTCAGTCTTGAAAATGAAAAACTTCTTCTCCACAAAAACAGACGATTTCAACGAGACCACCATTCTCATCTGGGTGTGGCCGTTCGGACAGACCTTTGACCTCACCTCCTGCCAAGCCATGTTCAACATCCGCGGGTGTCACCTCACCACCGACCGCTCCCTGTACAACAAGTCCCACGCGGTTCTCATCCACCACCGGGACATCAGCTGGGACCTGACCAACCTGCCTCCGCAGGCTAGGCCGCCCTTCCAGAAATGGATCTGGATGAATCTGGAGTCACCGACTCACACTCCCCAGAAGAGCGGCATCGAGCACCTGTTCAACTTAACTCTGACTTACCGCCGAGACTCTGATATTCAAGTGCCTTACGGCTTCCTGTCCGTGAGCACCAACTCCTTCGTGTTCGAAGTGCCGAGCAAAGAGAAGCTGGTGTGCTGGGTTGTGAGTAACTGGAACCCCGAACACGCCCGGGTCAAGTATTACAACGAGCTGAGCAAGAGCATTGAGATCCACACCTTCGGGCAAGCGTTTGGGGAGTATCTGAATGACAAAAACCTGATTCCTACCATATCTACTTGCAAATTTTATCTTTCCTTTGAAAACTCCATCCACAAAGATTACATTACGGAAAAGCTTTACAATGCGCTGCTGGCCGGCGCCGTCCCTGTTGTTCTAGGACCGTCCAGGGAAAACTATGAGAACTATATCCCAGCAGATTCGTTCATTCACGTGGAAGACTATAACTCCCCCAGCGAGCTAGCCAGGTATCTGAAGGAGGTGGACAGAAACAATAAGTTGTATCTTAGTTACTTTAGCTGGAGAAAGGATTTCTCGGTGAATCTTCCACGGTTCTGGGAATCACACGCTTGCTTAGCTTGTGACCACGTCAAAAGGCACCAGGAATATAAAGCTGTTGGAAATCTAGAGAAATGGTTTTGGAATTAA